A window of Panthera tigris isolate Pti1 chromosome A3, P.tigris_Pti1_mat1.1, whole genome shotgun sequence genomic DNA:
gctctgagtggtcagcacagagcctgatgtggggcttgaactcacaaaccgcaagatcatgacctgagccaaagttggcacttaaccactgagccaccccaggtgccccctgatggTATATACTCTAATATgagataactcattgtggttttgatttgcattccctaatgattagtgatgttgagcaccttttcgtgTACCTGCCATTCATAGATCccctttggaaaaatatgtattcaggCCCTTGGCCCAGTTTTAAAATTGGACTATTTATTTTGCTATTGGGTTGTAggactctttatatattttggatactaaccccttctcaggtatatggtttgcaaatatttttttccattccacaggttgtcttttcattttgttgatggtttcctttgctgtgcagaggctttttaatgtagtcccacttgttcatCGATTTTGTTGCATTTTAGGTATCATATCCAAGAAGTCAttgccaagacctatgtcaagctttttcctgttttcttctagttttatggtttctagtcttacatttaagtctttaatcccttttgagtTAATTCTTTGCGAGTGGTGTTAAGATAAAgatttagtttcattcttttacatgtgaatatccaagtttcccagcaccatttattaaagactgtcttttccccattgagtgttcttggctcccttgtcaaatacaGTTGGCTGTATATGCATGGGCTTATTTCTATGCTCTcgattctgttctattggtttatacatttattttatgccaatactattCTGCTTGATTACtattgctttgtaatatagcttgaaatgaGTAAGtatgatgcctcccacttttctttccctcaggattgctttggctattctgggtctttggtggttccatgtacattttaggattattttctctatatctgtaaaaaaaaaaaaaaaaaaaaaaagccattggaattttgatacagattgcattgaatctatagatgccTTTGaatagtgtggacattttaacattaattcttccagtccataaacacagaatatctttccatttaggtcttatttgattttttttcattaatgttttgtgGTTTTAAGAGCAGAGATATTTTACCtctctggttaaatttattcctaagtattttattgtttttgactattgtaaatgagattgtaacaatttctttttcagataatttaatagaaatgctgagttttttgtatgttgactgaatcctgcaactttactgtatttgtttattaGATCTAAcagttttggtgggggggggggtctttagAATTTTTCTATGTGTAAAattatgtcatctgaaaataaagacaattttgctttttctttaaatgactgCATTTCTAATAGAGGAATGTCAGACTCCCTAACAGTGATGGGAGGGAGTTTTTGGTTGAGGGGCCTTTCCAAGTCCTATTCTATATTTCATCCTATGGAAAGGTAGTTTCTTGCATTGTACTAAGTTGAAACATGGCATTCAGGCAGATTTTACCAAATTAGTAttgtaaataagaaaatgccTTAATAAAAGTACCAGTCCCTGTCAGTGGCTCTGAGACCCTCTCTAAGAACTCCATTATCTCTGAACCAGAGAACAAAGCAATAAATGAGATGTGGATCTCAGTGACAAAGTGTCATGGGGGACAAGTTTGAACAAAAGTAGTAACTCCTCAAAcctgagatgagaaagaaaaacacaggattTCTTTAACCTCAGGGAAAAGAGTAGAATGAGCATGACTACAGACACTAAACAGACAGagaatttaataaatacaatggaaaaataatttaacatccCAACAGGAATGTATttagggtccatgctgtcagaggGCTGGTCCTTTTGTCTGAATTTCTTAGATTAATGCATGACACCACAGACCCATAGGAGAGAGGTAATAGGGTTTTGAGTGTTGCAGTATTGGACAGTGATGTATAAAGAGACCGAAACAACACTTCATACGTCAGGGGACTCGCCAAAAAATACCAAGTTAGTTGTCAGTGGAAGAGTCTGTACTATTAAGTGTAGTAGAGACCCTAGAACCAAATCAACTGAAGCTTTCACACTTTTTTTGCTGCTACAGTTCTTAACAAGGTGGATGTATATGTCTTGGCTACTGATATAACAAGATTAAATACAGCAATGGGCCTCTGATGATTTCCATTTAATTGAATCAGTTCCCTAATGCTTGTTCAGATTTGTAATGAAAGgaaagggggtggagagaggggagaattTGTGAATCTAGAATAATGGAAACAATCTTTTGGAAGGTAGTTATTGTATCTTTGTGTccaatcttatttcttttaatttgaaaaaatgtatattcattaaaagatatttaatagaCTTTACTTATATGTAATTAATCTAGAGAGATCAACTCTAAGTTGTCAGATTTCTGTCAATACTAAGTTTGGTAGACAAAAATGCTCATAATCATTTTGAACTCAAGTTTGGAGAATTTTTAGACAATCATCCCTACTGCTTTTACTTTTATGTGGTGAACAGCAAATCTTTGTTATCTGATGGCCACTTTAGAAAACTCataggcaggggcacctgggtggctcagttggttgagtgcccaacttcagctcacgtcacgatctcgcagttcgtgagtttgagccgcacgtcaggctctgtactgacagctcagagcctggagagtgcttcagattctgtgtcccccctctctctgcccacccctacttgtactctctctctttcaaaaatgaataaacataaaaagaaaattaaaaaaagaaagaaaatccatagacagtttaagaataaaatacatcttaatAATTTTACTGTTTCAAATTTGGGTATGACTTTGGGAAAGGCAAAATCAAGAATAGTTTTGAGAGAGGACAAGATATGTGCTAAGTATCTAAAATaggaaaaaggggtgcctgggtggctcagtcagtttagcaacagactcttggtttcggctcaggtcatgatctcacagttttgtgagttcgagccccacattgggctccgagctggcagtgcgaaacctgcttgggattctctttccctccctctccctacccctcccctacttgtgctatctctgcctctctcaaaataaataaatttacttaaaaaatttaaaaaaataaaataggaaataatgaTTCTCTAGACAAAAATACCTTGGTTTACTCAAACttgatttttacctttattttacattattcatGCAGATTGCAATAATTTGTTAATATACCTTTATATGTATTTAGGCAtggacatttatatttaataaacctAAGTTTGTATCTATTGCTTTACAATAGAATTtgtccggggcacctggctggctcagtcagttaagtgtccacctcttggtatcaactcaggtaatgatttcatggtcatgggatcgagccctgcctcaggtctatgctgagcttagagcctgcttgggattctttctctgcttctcctttctttctctcaaaataaataaactttaaaaaaaaaagtataatttataattatattaaataaaagatgtaggagtacctgggtgactcagtcagttgaacatgcaactcttgatttcaggccatgatttcatgatttcacagttcatgattttcaCAGTTCATTGAgccccagtgttgggctctgtgctgacagcacagagcctgcttgagattctctctatccctctcctgctctctcttgtgtgagcgcacactctctctctcaaatacttaaaagaaaaaaaaagtatacatattaaatttaccatcttaataaGGAGTAAATCATATTCATTATGCtacatacatatttgtatttctctgtaatTATTGTACctgatttatattgtttataatatataaagtgTTAACAATTAGTATAACATATAACATTCTTAACACTTTATATTATCTTTAACTTAAGTGACCAACAAATTTTTTCTCCATACAATGCAGAAAATTAGAGAACAGAATATGAAGAAttattcatctattaaaaaaattttttttaatgtttatttatttgagagagagagagagacagacagacagcatgagggagggaggggcagagagtgggagacacagaatctgaagctagctccagggtctgagctatcagcacagaacctcttgtggggctcaaactcatgaaccatgagatcatgacctgagccgaagtctgacacttaatcgactgagccacccaggagccccaagagagaAAAGTTTAGATGCAGAAAAGTTttgatgtatatacatatataaagagtGACAGATGGTTTAGACAGTAACTTGGACCCTTGAAAATTTTATCAAGCTGTGTGATCAAAAAACCAGTACTTGTTACTCCTGGAAGTTTGGGAAGGAGAGGATACCACCTATATTAAGCAAAATTAtctcttttttagaaaaacaggACAAATAATCTCTTCATGGGATTTCTTCGCTTTTTTTGTTGTAAGGTACCTCCTAAATGCACCATCTTATTTGTGTCAAATCTCCTCAAAATGGCCAGTGCAATTCCACTTGGTGGAACTGCTCTTGGTGAAACTGTGCTAGTTAGGATGCTAAGTATTAGTATTGCGAGGACAAAAGATGCCCCTGGAAGAGGTGCAATTTTAGATTGAGAAGATGTCAAGAGAACTGGAATGGTCCTTAAAAGTAGTGCTAGCGCTCAGGTAACTTCTCGGAGACCCAAAGACAAAACTAAGCAAGAAGTCCTTAAAAGGTTTTGAAATGATACGAAGCAAAGGAATGACAATATGGGGATTTCCATGGGTCTACTTGGGGATGGACTTACCATGCTTGCAGGTAATCTTTAAGGAGGCCCCCAGGATCCTTGCCTCTTGGCAGTCATACATTTGTGTAATTCCCCTCTTCCTTGAGTTTGGCTGGACTTATGACTTGCCTCTAACCAATGGAATGCAACAAAGGTGATGGAATGTACATGACTACATTTGCATGATTACCTAAGAGTATAGCACAAGATGAGGTTTTTGGAGGTGTTAGTGGGGTTCACAGGGTCCGGAGTccatggccaagaaagaattcttgaagacatctttggtgcaaaaaggtgattttatttaagCACCCTGCCCTGGACGATGAGGAAagactgattatatactatggggttgggggaggtaaagtccaggggaagtttccagggagattttcatatgctaaagactcacaggacactggaggcctagctattgtcaagctaaggctgtttttccttctagcaaaacattaagacagtagggtgttcctaaagaaacattttactctgccagcctcaagtatttgtcaatgggctgcatgTTACAAGGGACTGGagttctgccatttccttctgcctttgtttcccactgTGGAGGGCTAGCGGAGACCTAGGTCCTGaaggactatgatctctatcagttaaccttTTGTTTTCCgctctcctttgttcttgggcagccaggagtgcctgaggagtatcacacatatcccacctggttGGGTTGTGGGGGGTGTTTGTGGTCTGTCAGCTTGCCTTGTGCTCCCTCATTAGCACACATCTTGCTAGTTTCTCTCTTCAACAGTGACTGCCTTTGAAGAAACAACTTGCCATGAATCCTACAATCACAAGCAAATGAAATGAGagagcttggaagcagatccttccCCAGTCAAGGTCGAGGAGAACTCAGCCTTGTGAGACCGTAAGTGACTAAGCCCAGCTAAGcccagacttctgacccacagaaacagtGGGATGATTAAGTGCGTGTTGCTTTAAGCAACTGGGTTTGTGGTAATtagttacacagcaatagaaaactaatgcacTAGGTTATACCCATGTGTGCCTTATACTTTTCTCCTTATAGACAATTTTACTTACAAATATTCAACTTAACATTTAGGTCCTTTTTTCTAGTCATGGACTGTTGAGGTTAAAATTACTTACCTAAACTTTATTAGAATCTTTGGGTAAAAATTAACCAAtgttcttttccccattttaaacattaatattaGTATAGTGAAAGAGATGGCAATAAATTAGCAGGGACCAGCTTTTATTAACACAGCTATCCTCAAACCACCTCCAGCAGGGACACATTTTGTTGTAGCATACAGGTTTCTCTAACTAGAATGAGCTCTCTAAAGTTAGTGTCCTCTGGCTTTAAGGTCTCCTCCAGGCCTTACATATACTAGATATTTCATAATTGTCGAATTGAAACTGTAATTGCATTCAAGCTTAGTAATTAATGATATCTGGCTCATTTCAGGTAGCAATTCTGAATGCTCTAAAACATCAAGACCTATGACAGGATGAATACTACACAAATTATGAGTAGTATGCCAATGTTATTGTTGCCCAAACTAAACCTCAcaaaagacaaagggaaataGGCAACTAGAATTCAGAGATTCTTCACCATCATCTTTGATTAGCTGCCACAAAACTTCCCACTATTGAACCTGTCCTACAATTCTTACTTCTCCCAACCCCTCCAGGTatctgaaataggaaaaaaaaaaaaaaaaaaaaaaggaaataaaacaattctcCCTAAAagatttctcccttctttctcatcttttaaatattACCTCAACCGTTGGCAGAGATTTCTTAGGAACTCAAAGAACATCAACAAAATTTGGGCCAATTCagatttataattagaaaaagatactatttttggtattaaatttaagaataaaatgcagCCAACTCTACATATATACTTATAGACACTAAAGCACAAAGCAGTCAATCTAGCTACACCCAATGTTTAATGACTGTGGCCGAATCTCTGTTCTCTAGCAAGAGACTAAACTCCTGATGGGCAGGGACCATGTTCTGGTCTGCTGTGCATTTCCCCAACACGTAACACAGTGCTCACTCAAAGGGACACTCAAGGAATTTGTTGCGttcaattaaaagagaaaacaatattttaaacaagTCAATGGTGACTGCTAAGGTGACATCTGAACCCAGATGTTTAAACAATACCACTCCAGCCCATTCTGTAGTGAAACTATCAGACAGAAAAGAGAGTTAAATCAAATACCAGCACTGAAACTTCCAAGCCTATATAAGGAAGAAATCACACCATGTTTAGCCAGTGAAAATggctagaatttaaaatatattttaatgagaacACTttctatctttaaataaaaatgatttacatttttaaatatgaaactgcTCTGGCATTAGGACTTAACTGCTTCCTGATCTACAGGGTTTAGATGCCACCGCACCACTAATTCCCCAGTGCTCTTGAGGCACGTGTTAGACATGTCCTCTTCCGCTGGAAGTCCTTGCGGCAACTTCAGGGGCTGGATTCTGTGACATAAGAAAATGCTTTTAGAATTATACTAGgtaatacacttttttaaatagctgaaGTAACAAACAACAAACCTTATCAAATGTTTAACCACTTTCAGTTTTGCATTCACTGAAGGTATATTCTTGTGAACTTGAGGAGTATGTGCCTATAAACAAAGGAAACAGGGTTATGGATCCATTTCAAAGCAGATGGTCCCATGTTACAGTGAAATGTTAAGGTGAAACTCATTTTGTCTgaatcaaattttcaaataaattacactaaataatacatttaaatgagtgaagtaataaaaatgtaccttaaagtttaaaaattataaaatttaaagcaaatttaaacAACTAACTTAAGAGGACTTAAACAGCTGCTTACTTTTTCTAATCCAAGCatctttattatatctttttcCCAATATGGACGTCTTTTTGTACTCTTTATTCTGGTAACAATATGTAGTTTATGAGGGTGCTGTGGATCCCCACCATATTTTTCATGATCTGCAGGTGAAGGCTGAAATACCTAGGAAAGAAGAATTATAAATGGTAAGTTTTCAATTACACAGTTTctatgtatttccttttcctttcttaaccACCCCCCAAAATCTACATCACGATCTCATCCCCAATCTTTCTGAAATCCTCATCTTCAAACTGATTATTCAGACAAAGTCTAAGGATtgcatactttgaaaaaaaaaaatcacacaggcaaagactgctttgttttgttttgttttatttttttattttttatttattttattttattttatttttttaattttttttttaacatttatttttgagacagagagagacagagcatgaacgggggaggggcagagagagagggagacacagactcggaagcaggctccaggctctgggccatcagcccagagcctgacgcggggctcgaactcatggaccgcaagatcatgacctgagccaaagtcggacgctcaaccgactgagccacccaggcgcccctgttttgttttgttttaaaagcaaagcGGGAGTAACCAAAGGACATTAAAGAGTTCAAATGCCAGGAGACTGTATTAGCACCAGATAAGCGGGGCACAGTAGCATCCCTCCACCCCATTCAGGCAGGGCATCAAAGATAAGCTTACAATGACAACACATGAGTACGTGTTAGTACAAATGACTGCCTACAAAGGGTCAGAAACAGCTCAAGAGAGCTGACATTAATACTGATTCTCTAAAAACTCAAAAGGTTCTAGTAAGCTATCACACAAAAAACTTCCCTGAGTATATAAAATGTACTAAATAAAGAGGTACATGGTAATACtatttgtaataatgaaaaatttaaaggcCACATCCATGTTCCTCATAGAATAACTGGAATAAATGGAATAACTGGAATAAATGGAATTACAAGGCATACATCTGAATTAAAACtagta
This region includes:
- the MRPL30 gene encoding 39S ribosomal protein L30, mitochondrial; translation: MSMLYDGRVCVLRFVGARLLCFPSPLKRTVTTLMAGILRSIVQKPPGGLQTVTKGVESLICTDWIRHKFTKSRIPDKVFQPSPADHEKYGGDPQHPHKLHIVTRIKSTKRRPYWEKDIIKMLGLEKAHTPQVHKNIPSVNAKLKVVKHLIRIQPLKLPQGLPAEEDMSNTCLKSTGELVVRWHLNPVDQEAVKS